In Microbacterium sp. No. 7, the genomic window GATCGCGGCCGCGGCCGGCGACGACGAGCTCGCCGGCGCGCTGATCTCCGGCGAGGCGCGCGTCGCCTGGGCCGAGGCGCGCGATCCCGGCGCCGTCGTCGGGCCGTCGGTGTCGGGCCGCTTCCGCGTGTTCGACCCGGAGTCGGAATGGGTGCTGTTCGCCTCGCCCGGTGCCGTCGCGCTCGTGCCGTCGGAGGGCCTGGGCCTGCGCGCGCCGGAACCCGCCGACCCCGGCGCGCCCGTCGCCTTCGTCGAGCTCGACGGCGTGGAGGCCCGGTCGGTGGGCGAGGACGCCCGGTGGTGGTGGCTGGCGAGCACGCTCGTCGCCGCGATGCACTCGGGTATCGCGGCGGCCACGCGCGACATGTCGGCCGCGTACGCGAAGACGCGCGAGCAGTACGGGAAGCCGATCGGTCAGTTCCAGGCCGTGAAGCACCGCTGCGCCGACATGGCGGCCCGCGCCGAGCAGGCGCACTTCCAGACCGTCTACGCGGCGCTCAGCTCGGCCGAGGCGCCCGACGTGCTGCAGATCACGAGCGCGCGCACCGTCGCGGCCACGGCCGCGACGCAGAACGCGGCCGACAACATCGTCAACCACGGCGGGATGGGTTTCTCGCACGAGACCGGCGCCTATCACTTCGTGCGTCGCGCGCAGTCGCTGTCGTATCTCGCGGGCTCCACACGGTGGAACCTCGAGGCGCTCGCGGCCGTCGACGACGCGAAGTGGTGAGAGACCGGAGAAGGAGATCGCATGGACCTGAACTGGTCTGAGGAGCAGCGTGAGCTGCAGGCATCCGTGAGGGAGTTCCTGGAGCGGACGTCCTCGATCGTCCACGTGCGGGAGGTCGTCGAGAGCGACGAGGGCTTCGACCGGGCGGTGTGGCAGCGCATGGCCGGCGAGCTCGGCCTGCAGGGACTGGGCGTGCCGGAGGAGCACGGCGGCGGCGGGTTCGGCTTCGCCGAGAGCGTGCTCGTGCTGGAGGAGCTCGGCCGCGTGCTGTATCCGGGGCCGTTCCTCGCCTCGGCCGTGATCGCCGCGGCCGCGATCGCGGCGTCGGGCGACGAGGAGGCGCAGGGCCGCCTCCTGCCGCAGATCGCGGACGGCTCGCTCATCGCCACGCTCGCGCTGTTCGAGGGACCCTACGGCGACGACATCGCGACCACCGCGACGGCCGACGGCGACCGGGTCAGGGTCACCGGCACGAAGAGGTACGTGCTCTCGGGCGGGATCGCCGACCTCCTCCTCGTCGTCGCACGCAGCGGCGACGGCCTGTCGCTCGTCGCCGTTCCCGCGGACGCGCCGGGCGTGACGCGCTCGTCGCTCACGACGACCGATCGCACGCGCCGGCTCGCGACGATCGAGCTCGACGGCGCGGCCGGACAGGCCGTCGGCACGCTGGGCGCGGCGGACGAGGCGATCGCGCACACGCGCACGGTCGCCCTCGCCGGCCTCGCGGCCGAGCAGGTCGGCGCGGCGCGCGTCTGCCTCGAGCGCACCGTCGACTACGTCGGACTGCGTGAGCAGTTCGGCCGCAAGATCGGCTCGTTCCAGGCCGTCAAGCACCGCCTCGCCGACGTGCTGGTCGCCGTCGAGAACGCGTCGTCGGCGCTCACGCTGGCTCGCGCGGCCATCTCGGACTCGTCGTCGGAGGCGTACGTCGCGGGCCTGACGGCGGGCGCGATGTGCTCGGAGGCGTCGCTGTTCGCGGCGCAGCAGATGCTGCAGCTGCACGGCGGGATCGGCTTCACGGAGGAGCACGACGCGCACCTCTACGTGCGCCGCGCGAAGTCGTCGCACGCGGTCTTCGGCGAGCCGCATGAACACCGCGAGGCGCTGGCCGTCGCGCTGGCACTGTGAGGAAGGCCTGATGGAACTCAACTGGACGGAAGAAGAGCAGCGGTTCCGCGCGGAGCTGCGGGGCTTTCTGGAGAGCGTCGACCTCGGCAAGCCGCCGAAGGACCGGTCCGGCCGCTCGCAGTGGGGCCGCCGCTGGATGGCGGCGCTCTACGACAACGGCTACGCCGGCCCGAGCTACCCCAAGGAGTACGGCGGCATGGAGCTCTCGTTCCGGGAGCAGCTGATCTACCAGGAGGAGCTCGCGCGTGCCCGCGTTCCCGCCCCTCCCGGCAACGGCGTGCCGATGGCCGGCCCGACGATCATCAAGTACGGCACCCCCGAGCAGCGTGAGCGGTTCATCCGCCCCATGCTCCGTGCCGACGAGATCTGGGCGCAGGGCTTCTCGGAGCCCGGCGCGGGCAGCGACCTGCCGTCGTTGCGGACGACCGCGCGTCGCGACGGCGACCACTACGTCGTCAACGGCCAGAAGGTGTGGAACACGCAGGCCGATCTGTGCGACTGGGCCTTCGTGCTCGTGCGCACGGGGGAGCCAGGAACGCGCCAGGACGGCATCAGCTACCTGCTGATCGACCTGTCGAGCCCCGGCGTCGACATCCGCCGGCTGCGGGACATCACCGGGGGCACGGCCTTCTGCGAGATGTTCTTCGACGACGTGCGCGTGCCCGTCGCGAACCGCGTGGGCGAGGAGAACGAGGGGTGGCGCATCGCGCGCACGACCCTCGGCCACGAACGCTCCAGCGGCGCCCTCAAGCAGGCCGCGTTCTACCGGCGCAAGGTCGACGAGATCCTGGACCTCGCGCGGAGCATCGGCGCGAGCAAGGACCCCGTCGTGCGGCAGCGGCTCGCCGACGCCGACATGCGCGTGCGCGTCATGCAGATCAGCGCGATGCGGATGATCCAGTCGATCATCGAGAACGGCGAGCCGGGACCGATCTCGTCGGTGTCGCGCCTGTCGAACTCGCTCTTCGAGCAGCAGCTGCACGAGCTCGCGCTCGACCTGCTCGGCCGCGAGGGGCTGTACGACTCCCGCGAGGCGCTCGAGGGCGGGCGCTGGGTGTACGGCTACCTGCGGACGCGCGGATCGACCATCGGCGCCGGAACCGCGGAGATCCAGCGGAACACGATCGCCGAGCAGGTGCTGCAGCTTCCCTACGACCCGGCGATGCCTGCGCGCTGAGCGGGATCCCCCCGCGAAAAGGGTCGTGTTGTCGACGAGGACAGTACGGAGAACGCCATGAGCCCCAACCCCACGGTGCAGATCACCGACGACATCCGCGCCCGTCACCGAGAGGCGGCCGCACAGCTGCCCGAGGGGCGGCTCATCATCGGCGGCGAGCCGCTGACGAGCGCCTCGGGCGGCACCTACGAGCATGTCGACCCGACCACGGGCGAGGTGATCGCGTCGGTGCCCCTCGCGGGCGCCGCCGAGGCGGGGAAAGCGGCCGCCGCGGCGGCCGCGGCCTTCCCCGCGTGGGCGGCGACGCCCGCGCTCGAGCGGGCGCGCCTGCTGCACCGGCTCGCCGACCTCGTGGATGCCGAAGGCGATCGCCTCGGCGTCATCGGCGCCCTGGAGATCGGCACGCCCGTGCCGCTCATGAAACACTCGATGGTGCCGACGGCCGCGCGGTGGTACCGGCACTACGCCGGGTACGCCGACAAGATCACCGGCACGGTGTACCAGGCGGCGGGAGACACGAGCCTCACCTACTCCGTGCCCGAGCCGCTCGGCGTCGTCGCGGCGATCGCGGGGTGGAACTTCACCTTCCTCTCGATCTCGTGGAAGCTCGCGCCCATCCTCGCGGCCGGCAACACGGTCGTGATCAAGACGACCGAGTTCACGTCGTGGTCGGCGATCCGCTTCATGGAGCTCGTCGAGGAGGCCGGCTTCCCGCCCGGCGTCGTCAACTTCGTCAACGGCCGCAAGGAGTCGGCCCAGGCGCTCATCTCGCACCCCGCGATCGCCAAGGTCAGCTTCACGGGGGGTCCGGAGACGGCCAGGAGCATCGCGGGCACGCTCGCGGACGGACTGGTCCCGGCGGTGCTCGAGCTGGGCGGCAAGTCGGCCGACCTGATCTTCGCAGACGCCGACCTCGACCGTGCGGTCGCCGCGACCATCGGGTTCGCATGCGGCAACACGGGCCAGGTGTGCGCCGCGCCCACCCGCGTGCTCGTGGAGGACTCCGTCTACGACGCGTTCATGGAGCGGGCCAAGGCCGTCGCCGGAGCGCTGAGGATCGGAGACCCGCTCGAGGAGGGCACGTACATGGGCCCGCTCGGGCACGCCGCGCACTTCCGCAAGGTGCTCGACGACATCGACCGCGCGCGCGAGGACGGGGCGGGAACGCTCGAATGGGGCGGCGACCGCATCGAGGGCACCGACGGCTTCTTCGTGCAGCCCGCGATCTTCGGCGACGTCGACCCCTCGAGCGCGCTCGCGACGCGCGAGGTCTTCGGCCCGGTCGTCTCGGTCTTCCGGTTCACGACCGAGGAGGAGGCGGTCGCGCTCGCCAACGCGCTGCCGTACGGCCTCTCGGCTTACGCGTGGACCAACGACGTCACGCGCGCGATCCGCCTCGGCAACGCGTTGCGCGCCGGCGCGGTGAACATCAACAAGATCCAGGAGACCGAGCCGGCCGTCGCCTTCGGCGGCGTCGGCATCTCCGGATACGGCAAGGAGGGCGGCCGGATCGGCCTCGACGAGTTCGTGCACTACAAGGCCGTCTCGATCGCGCGCTGACCGCCGCCCCGGAACACACAGCAGAGACCCTGACACGGAAGGCATCACGCCCATGAACACACCGAGAAGCACCTGGCACCGGCGCATCTGGGCGGTGACGCTCGCCGGCGGCCTCGCCGTCGCGGGCCTCGCCGCCTGCTCGTCGTCGGATCCCGAGCCGTCCGAGCCGGGCGGCGACGCCGCCCCCACGGCGGAGGGCCTGGCGTTCGGCGCGACGAAGGAGGAGTACATCGCCGCCTTCGCGGACATCGAGCCCATCACGCTGCAGACGCAGACCGGCGGCGCCGAGGGCGCTCCGCAGAACCTCGGGCGCGAGGCGTACATCAAGGCCGTCGAGGAGTGGTCGGGCGGCAAGCTGAAGATCGAGATGGCCTACGCGAACGGCATCGTCGCGGCCGCGACCGAGGCCGACAACGCGCTCGCCGACGGGCGCCTCGACATCTCCTTCTCGGTGCTGCCCTCCTACGAGCCCGACATCTACCCGGTGAACACCGTGCTCAACGACCTGTCGACGGTGAGCCCCGCGGGTGCGTTCTCGCAGCTCGTGCGCGCCGGCTGGATGAGCGAGGCCTTCGCGACCGACGAGGTCTTCCAGGCCGAGATGGAGGAGGCGGGCATCGTGATCCTCCTCGCCGACCAGGGCAGCCCGTTCCTCGGCAACTCGCTCTTCGCGTGCGCCGAGCCGACCGACGGCTCGCTCTCCGACCTCTCCGGGCGCTCCGTCTCGGCGAGCGGCTCCGCCTTCACGGCGCAGCTGACGGCGCTCGGGATGTCGCCGATCACGATGCCGTGGAACGAGCTCTACGAGGGCCTCGAGCGCGGCGTCGTCGACTGCGGGAGCGGAAGCTTCGGCGGCCTGCAGGCCGCCAGCATCCAGCCCGTCGCCCAGCACGGCGTCATCGACCAGGTGCCGCTCGCGGTGAGCCTGTCGTACGTCGGCGTCGGCCAGCAGGTGTGGGAGGAGCTGCCGCTCGTCGCGAAGCAGCTGCTCTTCGACCGCCTCGACGTCTTCATGATCGAGAGCTCGATCGCGGGCATGGACGGTGTCGCGTCGTACCTCGGCGACTTCGCGACCGTCTCCCCGCTCGCCTCCGACGCGCGTAGCGCCCTGGAGGCGGCCAACACCGCGCTGATCGAGAAGGTCGAGGCGGGCGCGCCCGACGGCGTCGACGTCGCGGGACTGCAGGACCTCGCCGAGAAGTGGCGCGGCATCGTCGTCGACGAGCTCGGCTACGGCGACACGGGCCTCGTCGAGTACGCGGTCGACTCGAGCGACTACGAGGGATACGACCCGGAGGCGTTCGTGACGTACCTTTTCGAGCACGTGCTGGCCGATCAGCGGCCCGCCTCCTGAGACACGGTGCGGGGCGGCGTCCCCCGGCCGCCCCGCACCGGCCCCTTCGCGATCGACGGGGGTGGAGGACAGGATGATCCGCAGGTTCTATGTGCTCCCGATCGATCCGGGCGTCCCGGACGAGCGGATCGACGACCTCGTCCGGGCGCTCGGCGAGTCAGGGCGCTTCATCGCCGGGCTGCACGACTCGTTCGCCGCCGTCGACCTGCACAGCAGGACCGTCGTGTGGGAGATGACCTTCCGCGACGAGGAGACCTACACGGGGCCCTACATGGTGCATCCGTACCACGTCGCGACGATCGACGACTTCCTGCTCGGCGACAGCCCCGAGCGCATCTCGCACGACTACGCGGCCATGCGGTACCGCATGCCCGAGGGGGTCCCGCGCCTGGAGCGCGGGGTGCGCCGCGTGCTGCTGATGAACCTCGGCGAGGGCGCCGACGCCGGACCCCTGGAGGAGTACGCGGCGGCCGGCCCGCACATGCCGCTGTCGGTGCTCTCGACCGACGAGGTGGTCTGGAAGTCGAGCAAGGGCTCCCGCGGCCTGACGTGGTCGCACATCTGGGAGCAGGGCTTCGAGGACGAGGCCGCCCTGCGCGCATACCTCGCGACGCCCGCGGGCATCGCGACCTCGAACCGCGACGGACTGCGCCGCCTGGGAGTCGACGTGCGCTCCGTGCTCGTGCTGACCTACCCGTTCGCGCTGCCGCCCGCGCCGCCCGAGCCCGCCGTGCCCGAGGACGCGGAGCCGTCGCTCTACACGGTGACGGCGCGGCTGGCGCCCGGCGACGTCGATGCCTACGTCTCGCTGCTCGAGAGCGAGTACGACGTCTCGCTCGCGCGCGCCGGCGCCGTGCTGCGGCATCGCTGGCGGACGATCGACGACGGCTACCGCGAGGCCGAGGTGCAGTCGACATGGGAGTTCCCGTCGCTGGAACACGTCAAGGGCTTCCGCACGGCGATGGCCGCCGACCCCTCCTGGAACCGGTTCGTGCTCCGCGCGATGCCGCTCGTGCGCGGCGGGACACGTCGCTTCCTCCGGCCCGTGTGATGCCCGCGCGATGCCGAAGGGGCCGGCGTTTGCGCTGCGGTTGAGGCATGTGTGCGCCTTGGTTGAACGGGCCTCCGGTTCGTTGACTTCGTTTTCGCCGTTTGTTTTGCTCGGCGGAGCAGTACCAGCGTCTCGTCAAGGGAGTCGAGCAGGTGGTCCGTCGCAAGAGGCGACGATCCTCGTGCGTCGTCGGCTCCGACCGTTTCAGTGAGGGATCTTCGATGGCGATCGATTCAGCGACACAGTCCTTTCTTGCCGCAGCAGCCGCAGCCGGGCGGAAGCCCCTGCACGAGAGCACGCCCGCGGAGGCGCGCGAGGCGAGCGCCGGCAGCGAGGCGATGTACGGCAGCGGGCCCGAGATGGCCTCGAGCGAGGACATCACGCTCACCGCGGCCGACGGCGGCTCCTTCGTGGTGCGGGTGCTCCGCCCCCGCACGCGGCCGAAGGCCGTGCTGACCTACTACCACGGCGGCGGATGGGTGCTCGCCGACATCGTCGGCTTCGACGCGCTCGGGCGCACGATCGCCGCGGCCGCCGACGTCGCCGTCGTGCTGGTCAACTACCGCAAGGCGCCGGAGAACCCGTTCCCCGCGGCCGTCGAGGACGCCTGGACCGCGCTGCGGTGGGTCGACCAGAACGTCGAGGCGATCGCGGGCGAGCGGGTGCCCCTGCTCGTCGGCGGCGATTCCGCAGGCGGCAACCTCGCGATCGTCACGGCGCTCCGGGCGCGCGAGGCCGGCGGTCCCGCGATCGAGCTCGCAC contains:
- a CDS encoding acyl-CoA dehydrogenase family protein, with translation MDLLPSDDQREIVDAVRDVLAASGVPPTASGGLPPDDAVWSGLSELGLFGIAVPEEQGGLGLGLAEQVLVFAEFGRFLTAGPLVATTVSAQIAAAAGDDELAGALISGEARVAWAEARDPGAVVGPSVSGRFRVFDPESEWVLFASPGAVALVPSEGLGLRAPEPADPGAPVAFVELDGVEARSVGEDARWWWLASTLVAAMHSGIAAATRDMSAAYAKTREQYGKPIGQFQAVKHRCADMAARAEQAHFQTVYAALSSAEAPDVLQITSARTVAATAATQNAADNIVNHGGMGFSHETGAYHFVRRAQSLSYLAGSTRWNLEALAAVDDAKW
- a CDS encoding acyl-CoA dehydrogenase family protein, coding for MDLNWSEEQRELQASVREFLERTSSIVHVREVVESDEGFDRAVWQRMAGELGLQGLGVPEEHGGGGFGFAESVLVLEELGRVLYPGPFLASAVIAAAAIAASGDEEAQGRLLPQIADGSLIATLALFEGPYGDDIATTATADGDRVRVTGTKRYVLSGGIADLLLVVARSGDGLSLVAVPADAPGVTRSSLTTTDRTRRLATIELDGAAGQAVGTLGAADEAIAHTRTVALAGLAAEQVGAARVCLERTVDYVGLREQFGRKIGSFQAVKHRLADVLVAVENASSALTLARAAISDSSSEAYVAGLTAGAMCSEASLFAAQQMLQLHGGIGFTEEHDAHLYVRRAKSSHAVFGEPHEHREALAVALAL
- a CDS encoding acyl-CoA dehydrogenase family protein, yielding MELNWTEEEQRFRAELRGFLESVDLGKPPKDRSGRSQWGRRWMAALYDNGYAGPSYPKEYGGMELSFREQLIYQEELARARVPAPPGNGVPMAGPTIIKYGTPEQRERFIRPMLRADEIWAQGFSEPGAGSDLPSLRTTARRDGDHYVVNGQKVWNTQADLCDWAFVLVRTGEPGTRQDGISYLLIDLSSPGVDIRRLRDITGGTAFCEMFFDDVRVPVANRVGEENEGWRIARTTLGHERSSGALKQAAFYRRKVDEILDLARSIGASKDPVVRQRLADADMRVRVMQISAMRMIQSIIENGEPGPISSVSRLSNSLFEQQLHELALDLLGREGLYDSREALEGGRWVYGYLRTRGSTIGAGTAEIQRNTIAEQVLQLPYDPAMPAR
- a CDS encoding aldehyde dehydrogenase family protein; the protein is MSPNPTVQITDDIRARHREAAAQLPEGRLIIGGEPLTSASGGTYEHVDPTTGEVIASVPLAGAAEAGKAAAAAAAAFPAWAATPALERARLLHRLADLVDAEGDRLGVIGALEIGTPVPLMKHSMVPTAARWYRHYAGYADKITGTVYQAAGDTSLTYSVPEPLGVVAAIAGWNFTFLSISWKLAPILAAGNTVVIKTTEFTSWSAIRFMELVEEAGFPPGVVNFVNGRKESAQALISHPAIAKVSFTGGPETARSIAGTLADGLVPAVLELGGKSADLIFADADLDRAVAATIGFACGNTGQVCAAPTRVLVEDSVYDAFMERAKAVAGALRIGDPLEEGTYMGPLGHAAHFRKVLDDIDRAREDGAGTLEWGGDRIEGTDGFFVQPAIFGDVDPSSALATREVFGPVVSVFRFTTEEEAVALANALPYGLSAYAWTNDVTRAIRLGNALRAGAVNINKIQETEPAVAFGGVGISGYGKEGGRIGLDEFVHYKAVSIAR
- a CDS encoding NIPSNAP family protein translates to MIRRFYVLPIDPGVPDERIDDLVRALGESGRFIAGLHDSFAAVDLHSRTVVWEMTFRDEETYTGPYMVHPYHVATIDDFLLGDSPERISHDYAAMRYRMPEGVPRLERGVRRVLLMNLGEGADAGPLEEYAAAGPHMPLSVLSTDEVVWKSSKGSRGLTWSHIWEQGFEDEAALRAYLATPAGIATSNRDGLRRLGVDVRSVLVLTYPFALPPAPPEPAVPEDAEPSLYTVTARLAPGDVDAYVSLLESEYDVSLARAGAVLRHRWRTIDDGYREAEVQSTWEFPSLEHVKGFRTAMAADPSWNRFVLRAMPLVRGGTRRFLRPV
- a CDS encoding alpha/beta hydrolase, producing MAIDSATQSFLAAAAAAGRKPLHESTPAEAREASAGSEAMYGSGPEMASSEDITLTAADGGSFVVRVLRPRTRPKAVLTYYHGGGWVLADIVGFDALGRTIAAAADVAVVLVNYRKAPENPFPAAVEDAWTALRWVDQNVEAIAGERVPLLVGGDSAGGNLAIVTALRAREAGGPAIELALLVYPVTDSDTGRPSYVDPANQLMLSKPAMEWFFEHYVGDGDRAHPEISPLRVPDLSGFPASVVALAEHDPLLDEGAAFAERLREVGALRDVRVFDGQMHGFFTMVNVLPGSAAAIDYLVAHVRDHLD